The genome window CTCGCTGGCGTCGGCCCGCTCGTAGCGCGCGCCGACCATCTCGCCGATCCGACGAGCGAGCTCGGCGCGCTCGGTCGCCCGGTCCAGTTCCTCGCGGGAGGCGGCCAGGTCCAGCCGCGCCGCGGCGTTCGCGGCGGCGACGGCCTCCTGCAGGTCACGATGCCGCGCCGCCGCTTGGAGGGAGCGCGCCGCCGCCTGCGAGGCGCGCCGACTGCGGGCGCCGCCGTCCCACAGCGGCCAATCCAGGCTCACCCCCGCGGTGGCGTAGCTCATCCAGTCGTTGGTGAGCTGGTCGACGCCCGGGCGGCCGTAGTGGGCCGCCAGTTCGCCCCCGATGCGGGGCAGCAGCCTCCCGCGGGCCGCCGCGGCCAGGTGGTCCTGGCGGGCGCGCTCCGCCTGCAGGGACGCCAGGTCCGGCCGTTCCCCGACCGCCGCGGGGACGACGCCGTCCTCGAACAGCGAGGCGGCGAGATCCCCCGCCGGCAACACGATCTCGCCCGCGAGACCGACCAGTCGGCCGAGCGTCACCCCCGCCGAATCCCGCGCCGCCGCCGCGCGCGTCCGCCGCTGCTCGACGTCGCGCAGGCGGGTGACCGCGCGCAGGCGCATCTCCTCGCTGGCGGCGCCGGCCGCCAGGGCGCCGGCGACCTCATCGGCGTGGCGCCGCAGTCTCGTGGCGGCCAGATCGGCGGCCGCGAGCTGGGACTCCCGGCCCAGCGCCGCGTAGAACGCCCGACGCACCGCGAGGCTGAGGTCCTCGGCCGCCGCCGCGGTCCGCAGCACCGCCGCCCGACTCCCCGCCGCCGCCGCCGCGGCCGTGCCTGACAGTTCGCCGCCCGTGTACAGCGGCAGCGACAGGGCCAGGTTCACGTCGGCCACGTGCCCGTCGCCGAAGGACAGCGTGCGCGAGGGCAGCCCCGGCGCCAGGCTGATCTCCGCCTCCATCGATTCGCTGGCGTAGCGGTAGGTCGCCCCCAGCCCGAGCGCGGGCAGGCGCCGCGCCGCCGCCTCGTCG of bacterium contains these proteins:
- a CDS encoding TolC family protein, whose protein sequence is MTTIGSVWCVLCCVALATGVAASDTAARLDLEACLQRAHAAAPRLEELRAAMAEAAAAADEAAARRLPALGLGATYRYASESMEAEISLAPGLPSRTLSFGDGHVADVNLALSLPLYTGGELSGTAAAAAAGSRAAVLRTAAAAEDLSLAVRRAFYAALGRESQLAAADLAATRLRRHADEVAGALAAGAASEEMRLRAVTRLRDVEQRRTRAAAARDSAGVTLGRLVGLAGEIVLPAGDLAASLFEDGVVPAAVGERPDLASLQAERARQDHLAAAARGRLLPRIGGELAAHYGRPGVDQLTNDWMSYATAGVSLDWPLWDGGARSRRASQAAARSLQAAARHRDLQEAVAAANAAARLDLAASREELDRATERAELARRIGEMVGARYERADASESEYLDALDDVTAAEFELSLVRTRQRLAEASLLWTLGR